Proteins from a genomic interval of Desulfobulbaceae bacterium:
- a CDS encoding isochorismatase family protein — protein sequence MHLNYLNPSCCALLVIDIQDRLMPVIEGRDSVVKNSVLLIKTAKALHIPIIATTQYVARIGDFLPEIKNELNGVSPIDKMEFGGFNNPQVRHEVNHLPQERNTLIFCGVETHICIYQTVLGTLRAGYSSWVPADAVSSRTHLNHSTGLHRITEIGGVVANTEMIIYELLHQAGTPEFKALLPFLK from the coding sequence ATGCACCTTAACTATCTGAATCCATCCTGTTGTGCCCTTCTGGTTATCGACATTCAAGATCGCCTGATGCCAGTTATCGAAGGCAGGGACAGTGTTGTCAAAAACAGCGTCCTACTCATCAAAACCGCCAAAGCCCTGCACATCCCAATCATCGCCACCACCCAATATGTTGCACGGATCGGCGACTTCCTGCCAGAAATAAAGAATGAGCTTAACGGCGTTAGCCCCATCGACAAGATGGAGTTTGGGGGGTTCAATAACCCTCAAGTCCGGCATGAGGTTAATCATCTTCCTCAAGAGAGGAATACTTTGATTTTCTGTGGAGTAGAGACTCATATCTGCATCTACCAAACTGTGCTTGGAACATTGCGAGCAGGGTACTCTTCATGGGTCCCTGCTGATGCCGTTTCTTCCCGCACCCACCTTAATCACAGCACGGGACTTCACCGAATAACTGAAATCGGTGGTGTCGTAGCAAATACCGAAATGATAATTTATGAACTGCTCCATCAAGCAGGAACACCTGAGTTCAAAGCGCTTTTGCCTTTCCTCAAGTGA
- a CDS encoding PilZ domain-containing protein — translation MINEISMLQDERRQHDRLHRRSNISYRRFEDIAKNTHAQRGNLCDYSGGGVRFLANQAIDKGTQIILELEFAGWVEDGDEWTPTGDPGDIGILKAIGSVMWCAKDSAQPAKYEIGVRFTGRVR, via the coding sequence GTGATCAACGAAATCTCGATGCTCCAGGACGAACGCCGACAACATGACCGACTCCACCGGCGGTCAAACATCTCTTACCGCCGGTTTGAAGATATCGCCAAGAATACCCACGCCCAGCGCGGTAATTTATGCGATTATAGCGGAGGAGGAGTCCGCTTTCTAGCAAACCAGGCTATCGACAAAGGAACCCAGATAATCCTTGAGCTTGAATTTGCAGGCTGGGTGGAAGATGGCGATGAATGGACCCCAACGGGAGACCCTGGCGACATCGGAATACTTAAGGCTATAGGGTCCGTCATGTGGTGCGCCAAAGACAGCGCCCAACCGGCTAAATATGAAATTGGTGTCCGTTTTACAGGCCGTGTCAGATAA